The Nocardioides panzhihuensis genome has a segment encoding these proteins:
- a CDS encoding acetolactate synthase large subunit produces the protein MSEQMTGAQSLIKSLEAAGAENIFGIPGGAILPAYDPLMDSKIRHILVRHEQGAGHAAQGYAAATGKVGVCMATSGPGATNLVTPLADANMDSVPMVAITGQVGAAMIGTDAFQEADIRGITMPVTKHSFLITDPAEIPLRVAEAFHLASSGRPGPVLVDVTKSALQATTTYRWPTELHLPGYRPVTRPHAKQIREAARLMLEAKKPVLYVGGGTIRSRAHRELFQLATLTGIPVVTTLMARGAFPDSHPQHLGMPGMHGTVPAVAGLQKSDLIISLGARFDDRVTGNLDSFAPNAKVIHADIDPAEIGKNRYADVPIVGDVREVLTDLITVLTAEKEAGKEGDYEGWISFMAGIKKAYPLGYDLPADGLSPQYVIERLGKISGDETIFTAGVGQHQMWAAQFIGYEHPNTWINSGGLGTMGYSVPAAMGAKVGCPDATVWSIDGDGCFQMTNQELATCAIENIPIKVAIINNDNLGMVRQWQTLFYGERYSNTNLQSHGQHKRIPDFPKLAEAMGCVGLACDSADDVDATIEKAMEINDAPVVVDFRVNKDAMVWPMVAAGSSNDEIQYARDLAPEFDEDDL, from the coding sequence ATGAGCGAGCAGATGACAGGCGCACAGAGCCTGATCAAGTCGCTGGAAGCAGCGGGTGCCGAGAACATCTTCGGCATTCCGGGAGGCGCGATCCTTCCGGCGTACGACCCGCTGATGGACTCGAAGATCCGCCATATCCTCGTACGCCACGAGCAGGGAGCCGGCCACGCCGCCCAGGGCTACGCCGCCGCGACCGGCAAGGTCGGCGTCTGCATGGCCACCTCCGGTCCGGGCGCGACCAACCTGGTCACCCCGCTCGCCGACGCCAACATGGACTCCGTGCCGATGGTGGCCATCACCGGCCAGGTCGGCGCGGCGATGATCGGCACCGACGCCTTCCAGGAGGCCGACATCCGCGGCATCACGATGCCGGTCACCAAGCACAGCTTCCTCATCACCGACCCGGCGGAGATCCCGCTCCGGGTCGCTGAGGCCTTCCACCTCGCCTCCTCCGGGAGGCCGGGTCCGGTCCTCGTCGACGTCACCAAGTCGGCGTTGCAGGCCACCACCACCTACCGGTGGCCGACCGAGCTCCACCTGCCGGGCTACCGCCCGGTGACCAGGCCGCACGCCAAGCAGATCCGCGAGGCGGCGCGCCTGATGCTGGAGGCCAAGAAGCCGGTCCTGTACGTCGGCGGCGGCACGATCCGCTCCCGCGCCCACCGCGAGCTCTTCCAGCTGGCCACGCTCACCGGGATCCCGGTGGTGACCACGCTGATGGCCCGCGGCGCCTTCCCCGACTCCCACCCGCAGCACCTGGGCATGCCGGGCATGCACGGCACCGTCCCCGCGGTCGCCGGCCTGCAGAAGTCCGACCTGATCATCAGCCTCGGCGCCCGGTTCGACGACCGGGTCACCGGCAACCTGGACTCCTTCGCCCCCAACGCCAAGGTGATCCACGCCGACATCGACCCCGCCGAGATCGGCAAGAACCGCTACGCCGACGTCCCGATCGTGGGCGACGTGCGCGAGGTCCTCACCGACCTGATCACTGTGCTCACCGCGGAGAAGGAAGCCGGCAAGGAGGGCGACTACGAGGGCTGGATCTCGTTCATGGCCGGGATCAAGAAGGCCTACCCGCTCGGCTACGACCTCCCCGCAGACGGCCTCTCCCCGCAGTACGTCATCGAGCGTCTCGGCAAGATCTCCGGCGACGAGACGATCTTCACCGCCGGCGTCGGCCAGCACCAGATGTGGGCGGCGCAGTTCATCGGCTACGAGCACCCCAACACCTGGATCAACTCCGGTGGCCTGGGCACGATGGGTTACTCCGTCCCGGCCGCGATGGGCGCGAAGGTCGGCTGCCCGGACGCCACGGTCTGGTCGATCGATGGTGACGGCTGCTTCCAGATGACCAACCAGGAGCTCGCGACCTGCGCGATCGAGAACATCCCGATCAAGGTCGCGATCATCAACAACGACAACCTCGGCATGGTGCGCCAGTGGCAGACGCTCTTCTACGGCGAGCGCTACTCCAACACCAACCTGCAGTCCCACGGCCAGCACAAGCGCATCCCCGACTTCCCCAAGCTGGCCGAGGCCATGGGCTGCGTCGGCCTGGCCTGCGACTCCGCCGACGACGTCGATGCCACCATCGAGAAGGCCATGGAGATCAACGACGCGCCTGTCGTGGTCGACTTCCGGGTCAACAAGGACGCCATGGTGTGGCCGATGGTCGCCGCCGGCTCCTCCAACGACGAGATCCAGTACGCGCGCGACCTCGCGCCCGAGTTCGACGAGGACGACCTCTGA
- the ilvN gene encoding acetolactate synthase small subunit, whose translation MSIQPVKTGGKHTLSVLVENKPGVLARVAALFSRRGFNIESLAVGPTEHDEISRMTVVVNLENTPLEQVTKQLNKLVEVIKIVELEPESRVQRALMLVKIAATAETRSQVLDTIQLFRAKVVDVSTDTVVVQLAGNTGKLNDFLRVIEPFGIRELSQSGMVGMGRGSRSISERSLRSVAVPAPPPAV comes from the coding sequence ATGAGCATCCAGCCCGTGAAGACCGGCGGCAAGCACACGCTGAGCGTCCTGGTCGAGAACAAGCCCGGTGTCCTGGCACGTGTGGCCGCGCTCTTCTCGCGCCGTGGCTTCAACATCGAGTCCCTCGCGGTGGGACCGACCGAGCACGACGAGATCTCGCGCATGACGGTCGTGGTCAATCTCGAGAACACCCCTCTCGAGCAGGTCACCAAGCAGCTCAACAAGCTGGTCGAGGTGATCAAGATCGTCGAGCTCGAGCCCGAGTCGCGCGTCCAGCGCGCCCTCATGCTGGTCAAGATCGCCGCCACCGCGGAGACCCGCAGTCAGGTGCTCGACACCATCCAGCTCTTCAGGGCAAAGGTCGTCGACGTGTCCACCGACACCGTCGTCGTCCAGCTCGCCGGCAACACCGGCAAGCTCAACGACTTCCTGAGGGTCATCGAGCCCTTCGGCATCCGTGAGCTCTCCCAGTCCGGCATGGTCGGCATGGGCCGTGGCTCCCGGTCGATCTCCGAGCGCAGCCTGCGATCCGTGGCTGTGCCCGCTCCGCCTCCCGCGGTCTGA
- the ilvC gene encoding ketol-acid reductoisomerase has translation MAEIFYDDDADLSLLQAKKVAVIGYGSQGHAHALNLRDSGVDVRIGLQPGSKSTAKAEEEGLKVLTPADAAAEADVIVILAPDQHQRGLYNDELAPHVTAGKTLVFGHGFNVRFGYIKAPEGVDVILVAPKAPGHTVRREYVAGRGIPDIIAVEQDASGSAWDIAKAYAKGIGGTRAGVIKTTFTEETETDLFGEQAVLCGGVSHLVQAGFETLTEAGYQPEIAYFEVLHELKLIVDLMWEGGIAKQRWSISDTAEYGDYVSGPRVIGPQVKETMQQVLAEIQDGSFAARFIADQDNGATEFQKLREEEAGHPIEATGKALRAHFSWSQADDDYTEGSAAR, from the coding sequence GTGGCTGAGATTTTCTACGACGACGACGCCGACCTCTCGCTGCTCCAGGCGAAGAAGGTTGCCGTCATCGGCTACGGCAGCCAGGGCCATGCCCATGCGCTCAACCTGCGTGACTCCGGTGTGGACGTGCGCATCGGTCTGCAGCCCGGCTCGAAGTCGACCGCCAAGGCCGAGGAGGAGGGCCTCAAGGTCCTCACGCCGGCCGACGCCGCCGCCGAGGCGGATGTGATCGTCATCCTCGCCCCGGACCAGCACCAGCGCGGTCTCTACAACGACGAGCTCGCGCCCCACGTGACCGCCGGCAAGACCCTCGTCTTCGGCCACGGGTTCAACGTGCGCTTCGGCTACATCAAGGCTCCCGAGGGTGTCGACGTGATCCTGGTGGCCCCGAAGGCCCCGGGCCACACGGTCCGTCGTGAGTACGTCGCCGGCCGCGGCATCCCGGACATCATCGCCGTCGAGCAGGACGCCTCCGGCTCGGCCTGGGACATCGCCAAGGCGTACGCCAAGGGCATCGGCGGCACCCGCGCCGGGGTCATCAAGACGACCTTCACCGAAGAGACCGAGACCGACCTCTTCGGCGAGCAGGCCGTGCTCTGCGGCGGCGTGTCGCACCTGGTCCAGGCCGGTTTCGAGACGCTGACCGAGGCCGGCTACCAGCCCGAGATCGCCTACTTCGAGGTGCTCCACGAGCTCAAGCTCATCGTGGACCTGATGTGGGAGGGCGGCATCGCCAAGCAGCGCTGGTCGATCTCCGACACCGCTGAGTACGGCGACTACGTCTCCGGCCCGCGCGTCATCGGCCCGCAGGTCAAGGAGACCATGCAGCAGGTGCTCGCCGAGATCCAGGACGGCTCCTTCGCCGCCCGGTTCATCGCCGACCAGGACAACGGTGCGACCGAGTTCCAGAAGCTGCGCGAGGAGGAGGCCGGTCACCCGATCGAGGCCACCGGCAAGGCCCTGCGTGCCCACTTCTCGTGGAGCCAGGCCGACGACGACTACACCGAGGGTTCAGCCGCGCGCTGA
- a CDS encoding ABC transporter permease, with protein MTTTTIAPEPASPAGHQQEAAHRRTRAVPAPIPFGRIAGIELRKMFDTRSGFWLVASIGILAVIATAAIIVFSDDDALTYGMFATAIGIPMAVILPMISVLSVSSEWSSRTALTTFTLVPSRGKVIGAKAVLTVALGVVSMTAALGIGALGNLLGTSIAGVDPVWDLTAVIFAQTILAQIIGMLMGFMLGTLFRSSPAAIVGYFVYALVLPTISNALVMVNEWWRDNGSWLDLNWASTRLFDNDMTREAWAQLGTASAIWLLVPLLIGLRLVLKSEVK; from the coding sequence ATGACCACCACGACCATCGCCCCTGAGCCGGCCAGCCCGGCCGGGCATCAGCAGGAGGCGGCCCACCGCCGCACGCGGGCCGTCCCCGCCCCGATCCCGTTCGGGCGCATAGCCGGCATCGAGCTGCGCAAGATGTTCGACACCCGCTCCGGCTTCTGGCTGGTGGCGAGCATCGGCATCCTCGCGGTGATCGCCACCGCGGCGATCATCGTCTTCTCCGATGACGACGCGCTCACCTACGGCATGTTCGCGACGGCGATCGGCATCCCGATGGCCGTGATCCTGCCGATGATCTCGGTGCTGTCCGTCTCGAGCGAGTGGAGCTCTCGTACGGCGCTGACGACCTTCACCCTCGTCCCCAGCCGCGGCAAGGTGATCGGCGCCAAGGCGGTTCTGACCGTCGCCCTCGGCGTCGTCTCGATGACAGCCGCGCTGGGGATCGGGGCACTGGGCAACCTGCTCGGCACCTCCATCGCCGGAGTCGACCCGGTCTGGGACCTCACCGCGGTCATCTTCGCCCAGACCATTCTGGCCCAGATCATCGGCATGCTGATGGGGTTCATGCTCGGCACGCTCTTCCGCAGCTCACCGGCGGCGATCGTCGGCTACTTCGTCTACGCCCTGGTCCTGCCCACGATCTCCAACGCGCTCGTCATGGTCAACGAGTGGTGGCGCGACAACGGATCCTGGCTCGACCTCAACTGGGCCTCCACCCGCCTCTTCGACAATGACATGACCCGCGAGGCCTGGGCACAGCTCGGCACCGCCAGCGCCATCTGGCTGCTCGTCCCTCTGCTGATCGGCCTACGCCTCGTCCTGAAGTCCGAGGTCAAGTAA
- a CDS encoding ABC transporter ATP-binding protein, with amino-acid sequence MIQIDALSKRYGGFTAVDNVTFNAEPGRVTGFLGPNGAGKSTTMRILVGLTDPTSGSAHLLGRHFSQLPNPGLEVGVLLDASAQHGGRTGREILTLAARTMGLPKTRVAETLERVSLTEEEAGRRVRNYSLGMRQRLGIATALIGEPEVLILDEPANGLDPAGIRWMRDLLRGFADDGGTVLLSSHLLHEIEVIADDIVVIGNGRIVAQGTKQELLAGGGTYARSNDLTALGRALQRAGHTAEITTEGAVLSDAELAAAGQIAFDAGLVLTELRAADGAGLEEMFLQLTASNQRDHLESPEGLDSSKGKAA; translated from the coding sequence ATGATCCAGATCGATGCCCTCTCCAAGAGGTACGGCGGGTTCACGGCCGTCGACAACGTGACCTTCAATGCCGAGCCCGGTCGGGTGACCGGTTTCCTCGGCCCCAACGGCGCCGGCAAGTCCACGACCATGCGCATCCTGGTCGGGCTCACCGATCCGACCTCCGGCAGCGCCCATCTCCTCGGCCGCCACTTCTCCCAGCTGCCCAACCCTGGCCTCGAGGTCGGCGTCCTCCTCGACGCCTCCGCACAGCACGGCGGCCGCACCGGCCGGGAGATCCTCACCCTGGCCGCCCGCACGATGGGTCTGCCGAAGACCCGCGTGGCCGAGACCCTCGAGCGGGTCAGCCTGACCGAGGAGGAGGCCGGGCGGCGCGTACGCAACTACTCCCTCGGGATGCGTCAGCGGCTCGGGATCGCGACGGCCCTGATCGGGGAGCCGGAGGTGCTGATCCTCGACGAGCCCGCCAACGGGCTCGACCCCGCAGGCATCCGCTGGATGCGGGACCTGCTGCGCGGCTTCGCCGACGACGGCGGCACCGTGCTCCTCTCGTCCCACCTGCTGCACGAGATCGAGGTCATCGCCGACGACATCGTGGTCATCGGCAACGGCCGGATCGTCGCGCAGGGCACCAAGCAGGAGCTGCTCGCCGGCGGCGGGACGTACGCCCGCTCCAACGACCTCACCGCCCTCGGGCGGGCGCTCCAGCGGGCGGGCCACACCGCCGAGATCACCACCGAGGGTGCCGTCCTCAGCGACGCCGAGCTCGCCGCTGCCGGCCAGATCGCCTTCGACGCCGGGCTGGTGCTGACCGAGCTCCGCGCCGCCGACGGCGCCGGCCTGGAGGAGATGTTCCTCCAGCTCACCGCCTCCAACCAGCGCGACCACCTCGAGTCCCCCGAAGGGCTGGATTCATCGAAAGGGAAGGCAGCATGA
- a CDS encoding DsbA family oxidoreductase — protein sequence MRIDVWSDVVCPWCYIGKRHLEEALEGFEHSDDVEIVYHSFELDPTAPQVPTETTVEALSKKFGASVEQTREMMKQVSVPAAAAGLEFSYEDTPHARTIDAHRLIHLAKAEGRQAALKEELLAAYFTRGESMGDHAVLRQAAVNVGLDAARVDEVLASDEFAADVQADVDQARAYGATGVPFYVVEEKYGVSGAQPTKVFSQLLERVHAETKPALTIVGDGDACGPDGCAI from the coding sequence ATGCGTATTGATGTGTGGTCCGACGTCGTCTGTCCTTGGTGCTACATCGGCAAGCGCCACCTCGAGGAGGCCCTGGAGGGCTTCGAGCACAGCGACGACGTCGAGATCGTCTATCACTCCTTCGAGCTCGACCCGACCGCGCCGCAGGTGCCGACCGAGACCACGGTCGAGGCGCTGTCTAAGAAGTTCGGTGCCTCCGTCGAGCAGACCCGCGAGATGATGAAGCAGGTCAGTGTCCCTGCCGCCGCGGCCGGTCTCGAGTTCAGCTACGAGGACACGCCGCACGCGCGCACCATCGATGCCCACCGGCTGATCCACCTGGCCAAGGCCGAGGGCAGACAGGCCGCGCTCAAGGAGGAGCTGCTCGCTGCGTACTTCACCCGGGGCGAGTCGATGGGTGACCATGCCGTCCTGCGGCAGGCCGCTGTCAACGTCGGTCTCGACGCCGCCCGCGTCGACGAGGTGCTCGCGAGCGACGAGTTCGCGGCCGACGTACAGGCCGATGTCGACCAGGCCCGCGCCTACGGCGCGACCGGGGTGCCGTTCTATGTCGTCGAGGAGAAGTACGGCGTCTCCGGCGCGCAGCCCACGAAGGTGTTCAGCCAGCTGCTGGAGCGGGTGCACGCCGAGACCAAGCCGGCACTGACGATCGTCGGCGACGGCGATGCCTGCGGTCCCGACGGCTGCGCGATCTGA
- a CDS encoding class I SAM-dependent methyltransferase — MSAPPELPDIVTRAFDVSRRAGYVSFCRNETGRLLATLAATRSGTMAEFGTGCGIGTAWLRSGVRGDAAHIVSAELDEHLAKEAAEIFADDKQVEVIAADWGILRDRGPFALLFLDAETPGGVSPDQLAELVEEGGIVVIDDLIPTDLWPPIVYGRVDSLRESWLTDERFTTVEVMVAPDTSVLIATKR; from the coding sequence GTGAGTGCACCCCCAGAGCTTCCGGACATCGTGACCCGCGCCTTCGACGTCTCCCGTCGGGCGGGGTACGTCTCGTTCTGCCGCAACGAGACCGGACGGCTTCTGGCGACCCTCGCGGCCACCCGGAGCGGCACCATGGCGGAGTTCGGGACCGGATGCGGTATCGGCACCGCCTGGCTGCGAAGCGGCGTACGCGGCGACGCGGCCCACATCGTCTCCGCCGAGCTCGACGAGCACCTCGCCAAGGAGGCCGCCGAGATCTTCGCCGATGACAAGCAGGTCGAGGTGATCGCCGCCGACTGGGGCATCCTGCGCGACCGCGGCCCGTTCGCACTGCTCTTCTTGGACGCCGAGACCCCCGGCGGGGTCTCCCCCGACCAGCTCGCTGAGCTGGTCGAGGAGGGCGGCATCGTCGTCATCGACGACCTCATCCCCACCGACCTGTGGCCGCCGATCGTCTACGGCCGGGTCGACAGCCTGCGCGAGTCCTGGCTCACCGACGAGCGCTTCACCACCGTCGAGGTCATGGTCGCCCCCGACACCAGCGTCCTGATCGCCACCAAGCGCTAG